One segment of Clostridium ljungdahlii DSM 13528 DNA contains the following:
- a CDS encoding response regulator transcription factor, which translates to MKSILLVEDDKSLNRGISFKLSKEGYKVFSSRTIEEAKIILAENSVDLMILDVGLPDGNGFDLCGEVRKKNDLLIIFLTACDQEIDIVTGLDMGADDYIAKPFSLMVLMSKINALLRRNSNKNQSKKIVSGDIVFSITDMKVLKNEEELFLSKTEIKLLKYLMDNAGQIITKDQLLNKLWDIDNTFVDDNTIAVNIRRLREKIEDNPSKPKYIKNVRGMGYIWIEGCVKI; encoded by the coding sequence ATGAAAAGTATTTTATTGGTAGAAGATGATAAATCATTAAATAGGGGAATTAGCTTTAAATTAAGTAAAGAAGGATATAAGGTTTTTTCATCAAGAACTATTGAAGAAGCAAAAATAATATTAGCAGAAAATAGTGTTGACCTTATGATCCTTGATGTAGGCTTGCCCGATGGGAATGGATTTGATTTATGTGGGGAAGTTAGGAAAAAAAATGACTTACTTATTATATTCTTAACGGCCTGTGATCAAGAAATTGATATTGTAACAGGACTTGATATGGGAGCAGACGATTATATAGCCAAGCCATTTAGTCTTATGGTATTAATGTCTAAGATAAATGCTCTACTTCGAAGAAATTCTAATAAAAATCAAAGCAAAAAAATCGTATCCGGAGATATAGTTTTTTCTATAACGGATATGAAAGTGTTAAAAAACGAAGAGGAATTATTTCTAAGTAAGACTGAAATAAAACTTTTAAAGTATTTAATGGATAATGCAGGACAAATCATAACCAAAGATCAGCTTTTAAATAAATTATGGGACATAGATAACACATTTGTAGATGACAATACTATAGCGGTAAATATAAGAAGACTTAGAGAAAAAATAGAGGATAATCCTTCAAAGCCTAAATATATAAAGAATGTTAGGGGAATGGGGTATATATGGATAGAAGGATGTGTAAAGATATGA
- a CDS encoding sensor histidine kinase, giving the protein MDRRMCKDMIEYLKENPLLKKVFNIMIITILSISVITCFVNYYITEQVYKQNINSTLQLVGTLTRLNPENETEIVKTVLFKKYDAKNLEYGKSIAKKYGYGDEVTAWNDDAFNKNVYNMIKINFILFIVILIESMLIFRSCSLYVMKRLEYILNSVDEAVNGKLLTDMNSFNEGILSKIYSKMCDLSRILNLNIEKLYREKENIKYLVTDISHQIKTPISSIKLFNSILIEDESISKNEKREFLNTIKEEVLKLEWLTGSLIKLSRLEAGMIELKKEKRSIKYTIHKAIEGVYSKVLQKNIEINVENVYEFSIFHDVRWTKEAIVNVLENAIKYTDSNGKINVSMTDMNFFIRIDIEDTGIGIPGEDFNKIFKRFFRGNCKIVQESEGSGIGLYLTRKILEEQGGSIMVDSKLGEGSKFSLFLQKCK; this is encoded by the coding sequence ATGGATAGAAGGATGTGTAAAGATATGATTGAATATTTAAAAGAAAATCCCTTATTGAAGAAAGTATTTAATATAATGATTATTACTATATTAAGTATTTCCGTGATAACTTGTTTTGTAAATTACTATATAACTGAACAAGTGTATAAACAAAATATAAATTCTACACTTCAATTAGTTGGAACACTTACAAGATTAAATCCTGAAAATGAAACTGAAATTGTAAAAACTGTGCTGTTTAAAAAATATGATGCTAAAAATTTGGAATATGGAAAAAGTATTGCTAAAAAATATGGTTATGGTGATGAAGTTACAGCATGGAATGATGATGCATTTAATAAAAATGTATATAATATGATAAAAATTAATTTTATATTGTTTATAGTAATCTTAATTGAATCAATGTTGATTTTCAGAAGCTGCAGTTTATATGTTATGAAAAGGCTTGAGTATATATTAAATAGTGTTGATGAGGCAGTAAATGGAAAACTCTTGACGGATATGAATAGCTTTAATGAAGGAATTTTGTCTAAGATATATTCTAAAATGTGTGATTTAAGCAGAATACTTAATTTAAATATCGAAAAATTGTATAGGGAAAAAGAAAATATAAAGTATCTTGTTACAGATATTTCACATCAAATAAAAACTCCCATATCCTCAATTAAACTCTTTAATTCAATTTTAATAGAAGATGAAAGTATAAGTAAAAATGAAAAAAGAGAATTTTTAAATACAATAAAAGAAGAAGTTTTAAAACTTGAGTGGCTTACAGGTTCCCTTATAAAGTTGTCCAGGCTTGAAGCTGGTATGATTGAGCTAAAAAAAGAAAAAAGGTCTATAAAGTATACAATACATAAAGCTATAGAAGGAGTTTATTCAAAAGTTCTGCAAAAAAATATAGAGATAAATGTTGAAAATGTATATGAATTTTCTATTTTCCATGATGTGAGATGGACTAAAGAAGCAATAGTTAATGTACTGGAAAATGCCATAAAGTATACAGATAGTAATGGGAAAATAAATGTAAGTATGACTGATATGAATTTTTTTATAAGAATTGATATAGAAGATACTGGTATAGGAATACCAGGTGAGGACTTCAACAAGATATTTAAACGATTTTTTAGAGGAAATTGTAAAATAGTTCAAGAATCTGAAGGTTCTGGTATAGGATTATATCTTACAAGAAAGATACTAGAAGAGCAAGGTGGAAGTATAATGGTTGATTCAAAGCTAGGGGAAGGAAGTAAATTCAGCCTTTTCTTACAAAAATGTAAGTGA
- a CDS encoding ABC transporter ATP-binding protein, which translates to MKVLEVKSLKKYYGKDENLVKAVDNVSFFVDEGEFVVIIGTSGSGKSTLLHMVGGLDKPTSGEVYIVGQNIFSMKDDKLAIFRRRNIGFVFQAYNLIPVLNVWENITLPIGLDGKEVDESYVKELMETLNIYNKKNSLPNALSGGQQQRTAICRALAAKPSIILADEPTGNLDSKTAQEVMALLKMSVKKYHQTLIMITHDDKIAQMGDRVIRIEDGKIVQGRE; encoded by the coding sequence ATGAAGGTATTGGAAGTAAAATCTCTAAAAAAATATTATGGGAAAGATGAGAATTTAGTTAAAGCAGTCGATAATGTAAGTTTTTTTGTAGATGAAGGGGAGTTTGTTGTAATAATTGGTACATCAGGTTCAGGTAAGAGTACACTGCTTCACATGGTTGGAGGTCTTGATAAACCAACATCAGGGGAAGTTTATATTGTAGGACAGAATATATTTTCAATGAAGGATGATAAGCTTGCCATATTTAGAAGAAGAAATATAGGTTTTGTTTTTCAAGCATATAATCTTATACCTGTCTTAAATGTGTGGGAAAACATAACACTCCCAATAGGACTTGATGGTAAAGAGGTAGATGAAAGTTATGTTAAAGAACTTATGGAAACTTTGAATATATATAATAAGAAAAATTCACTGCCAAATGCCCTGTCAGGTGGGCAGCAGCAGAGAACGGCTATATGTAGAGCTCTTGCAGCTAAACCTTCTATAATACTTGCAGATGAACCTACAGGAAATCTTGATTCCAAGACAGCGCAAGAAGTTATGGCGCTCTTGAAGATGTCAGTAAAAAAATATCATCAAACTCTAATTATGATAACTCATGATGATAAAATTGCACAGATGGGTGATAGAGTGATTAGAATTGAAGACGGAAAAATAGTGCAAGGGAGGGAGTAA
- a CDS encoding ABC transporter permease has protein sequence MNYISNLAKKNLKFSKTKNILIILTIALATCLITASGIMFYSIQSSIINSAEEQMGNYHGVYINVNNKQIEMLENNRKIEKVGKCIPFKTIKNKDLSDSQMELFYTDYAGADMTNVKLKQGNLPQKSNEIALESWVLDKLKVKSKIGENIHIKDENNKSMDFILSGILSDDKIRKQQNNVIGVVSKKLVTQNLYKIKTACYVRVKNHRNIMSTVFDIGHSIGLKDENIKTNSLYISAVGGDPSLLISFLVIALIIVIATMVVIYNIFYVSVIERIKQFGLLSAIGATKKQIRKVIFKEGFTLSIIAIPIGIIFAHVIYYIVRQLLISKYSIEIKSSPYIIIISALISLLAVVISLRKPEKLSSRISPVESMRYSGVEINSKKKERNSIKKISISKIAHLNLWRNKKRTIMTMISLTMSGILFIVICTVLKSMNIYNLTKQDFKHEFSLTSTETEGNPLNDEIINNIKNIKGVKNVSTEKYTGNISVNNLSYGLYGYDDYLLGKFKKYLIAGKISSEELKSKDEVLVATNYDKNDNRICKYKVGDKINLSIAVDKNGKQTESIKKQFTVAGIVSKNIGSFGWKIDGYDLITHEDVFTRGEFKDKLVSANDNKMAGVYIDIDSSKFESIKSKIKSISQKDNRIFYDSNTDYKKELESQYMGMQIIAMSFIGIIALIGILNLINTMITSILTRKKEYGMLQAVGLSDRELRKMLQIEGIYYSLGSSLMSIIFGTSLGYLCFKLFKRSGADYAEYKLPLGSILVLILAFAIITILITYLIENKLKKESIVDRIRYSE, from the coding sequence ATGAATTATATATCCAATCTTGCCAAGAAGAATTTAAAGTTTTCTAAAACAAAGAATATACTGATCATACTCACTATAGCGTTAGCTACTTGTCTTATAACTGCATCAGGAATAATGTTTTACAGCATACAAAGTTCTATAATAAATTCAGCTGAAGAACAAATGGGAAATTATCATGGAGTGTATATTAATGTAAATAATAAACAAATTGAAATGTTAGAAAACAATAGAAAAATTGAAAAGGTAGGTAAATGCATTCCATTTAAAACTATAAAAAATAAAGATTTAAGTGATTCTCAAATGGAGTTATTTTATACAGATTATGCAGGGGCAGATATGACGAATGTGAAATTAAAACAAGGAAACTTGCCTCAAAAATCAAATGAAATAGCACTAGAATCATGGGTACTTGATAAATTGAAGGTAAAATCTAAAATAGGAGAAAACATTCATATTAAAGATGAAAACAATAAAAGTATGGATTTTATTTTAAGTGGAATATTAAGCGATGATAAAATACGTAAGCAGCAAAATAATGTCATAGGTGTAGTATCAAAAAAACTTGTAACTCAAAATTTATATAAAATAAAAACGGCATGTTATGTAAGGGTTAAAAATCATAGAAATATTATGAGCACTGTTTTTGATATTGGACATAGTATTGGTTTAAAAGATGAAAATATAAAGACAAATTCGCTGTATATAAGTGCAGTAGGAGGAGATCCATCATTACTAATATCATTTCTTGTTATAGCTTTAATTATAGTAATTGCAACTATGGTGGTTATCTATAATATATTTTATGTATCTGTTATTGAAAGAATAAAACAATTTGGTCTTCTTTCTGCAATTGGTGCAACTAAAAAGCAAATTAGAAAAGTTATATTTAAAGAAGGATTTACTTTATCAATTATAGCAATTCCAATAGGGATTATATTTGCACATGTAATATATTATATAGTAAGGCAACTACTAATATCAAAGTACTCCATAGAAATAAAATCTTCACCATATATTATAATTATTTCGGCACTAATAAGTTTATTAGCAGTTGTAATTTCCCTTAGAAAACCAGAAAAGCTTTCTTCGAGAATATCTCCAGTAGAATCAATGAGATACAGCGGTGTAGAAATAAATTCAAAGAAAAAAGAAAGAAATTCAATTAAGAAAATATCTATATCTAAAATTGCACATTTAAATCTTTGGAGAAATAAAAAGAGAACAATTATGACTATGATTTCTCTTACCATGAGCGGCATTTTATTTATTGTAATTTGTACTGTACTTAAAAGTATGAATATATATAATCTCACAAAACAAGATTTTAAACACGAATTTTCATTAACAAGCACAGAAACAGAGGGTAATCCTTTAAATGATGAGATAATAAATAATATAAAAAATATTAAAGGGGTTAAAAATGTCAGTACTGAAAAATATACCGGGAATATATCTGTAAACAATTTAAGCTATGGACTATATGGATATGATGATTATCTTTTAGGTAAATTTAAAAAATATTTAATAGCGGGAAAAATATCTTCTGAGGAATTAAAAAGTAAAGATGAAGTTTTAGTTGCAACTAATTATGATAAAAATGATAACAGAATTTGCAAATATAAAGTTGGAGATAAAATAAATTTATCAATTGCAGTAGATAAAAATGGGAAACAAACAGAAAGTATAAAAAAACAATTTACTGTGGCAGGTATAGTTAGTAAGAACATAGGAAGCTTTGGCTGGAAAATAGATGGATATGACCTTATAACCCACGAAGATGTGTTTACAAGAGGAGAATTTAAGGACAAGTTAGTTAGTGCAAATGACAACAAAATGGCAGGAGTATATATAGATATTGACAGCAGCAAGTTTGAATCTATAAAAAGCAAAATTAAATCAATTTCACAAAAAGACAATAGGATATTCTATGATTCAAATACAGATTACAAAAAGGAACTTGAAAGTCAGTATATGGGAATGCAAATTATTGCAATGAGCTTTATTGGTATTATAGCCCTTATTGGAATTTTAAATCTTATAAATACCATGATTACAAGTATACTTACTAGAAAAAAAGAGTACGGAATGCTTCAGGCTGTTGGGCTTTCAGATAGAGAGCTTCGTAAGATGCTTCAAATTGAAGGAATATATTATTCTCTTGGAAGCTCTTTAATGTCTATAATTTTTGGAACATCTTTGGGATACCTGTGTTTTAAATTGTTTAAAAGGTCCGGAGCAGATTATGCAGAATATAAATTACCACTAGGTTCAATTTTGGTATTGATTTTAGCGTTTGCTATAATAACAATACTCATAACATATTTAATTGAAAATAAATTAAAAAAGGAATCAATTGTAGATAGAATAAGATATAGTGAATAA
- a CDS encoding M20/M25/M40 family metallo-hydrolase, with translation MEDLDLFKEICETHAPSGREDWLYSIIEDNFNQFGDITISKLNNMYIHKEGKTSRKLMIMSHADEIFLMVKEITKEGFIKFKGLGIDAKSLVAQEVIIHGKENVSGVVALKYDYSDKQKSKVSMENLYIETGFCTEKLRSLIKVGDYITLDRKMVGLLNDNVSCKSIDNRASIFAMYVCAEELKNVNPDLNVYFVCSCQEEVGHRGAKMASYEVKPDIGIALDVTFDGGTLGDSDRENKLGAGPVICIGPNIHTKIKNRIIQTADKYSIPYQIEVEPGNTGTDAWDIQTAEGGIPTLLISIPIKYMHTSVEVVNLKDIKNTGRLLARFIQELKEDELEGLFCF, from the coding sequence ATGGAGGACTTAGATTTATTCAAAGAAATATGTGAAACTCATGCACCAAGTGGCAGAGAAGATTGGCTGTATTCTATTATAGAAGATAATTTTAACCAATTTGGAGATATAACTATAAGTAAGCTTAATAATATGTATATACATAAAGAAGGAAAAACTTCTAGAAAATTAATGATAATGTCTCATGCAGATGAAATTTTTTTAATGGTAAAAGAAATAACAAAAGAAGGTTTTATAAAATTTAAAGGATTAGGAATAGATGCCAAAAGCCTTGTTGCTCAAGAAGTTATCATTCATGGAAAAGAAAATGTATCTGGAGTTGTGGCGTTAAAATATGATTATAGTGATAAACAAAAAAGTAAAGTTAGTATGGAAAACCTATATATAGAAACTGGTTTTTGCACAGAAAAATTAAGAAGTTTAATTAAGGTAGGAGATTATATTACTTTAGATAGAAAAATGGTAGGGCTTTTAAATGACAATGTAAGTTGTAAGTCAATAGATAACAGAGCTAGTATTTTTGCCATGTACGTTTGTGCGGAAGAACTTAAAAATGTAAATCCAGATTTAAATGTTTACTTTGTGTGTTCATGTCAGGAGGAAGTAGGACATAGAGGAGCCAAAATGGCAAGTTACGAAGTTAAACCTGATATAGGTATAGCACTTGATGTTACTTTTGATGGTGGAACTTTAGGGGATAGCGATAGGGAAAATAAGCTGGGAGCAGGGCCAGTTATATGTATAGGTCCTAATATACATACTAAAATTAAAAATAGGATAATACAAACTGCAGATAAATATAGCATTCCATACCAAATTGAAGTTGAGCCGGGAAACACTGGAACTGATGCTTGGGATATTCAAACTGCAGAAGGGGGAATACCTACACTTCTTATATCTATTCCTATAAAGTATATGCATACTTCTGTAGAAGTGGTAAATTTGAAAGATATCAAAAACACAGGAAGACTTTTGGCTAGGTTTATTCAAGAGTTAAAAGAGGATGAATTGGAGGGATTATTTTGCTTTTAG
- a CDS encoding M42 family metallopeptidase, translated as MLLEKLSNCIGPSGYEEEIRNVIKEELYTFTDNVTVDRMGNVIVHSDNNDNSSPKIMIASHMDERGLIITAYNDDGTLKFSTLGKMEKGALPCKTVLIGNKKVHGVIGIKPIHLQNKSERDRNISYDDMCIDIGASSKDECRKTVSLGDFVVFDNSFSNFGDNLVKGKALDNRIGCSILLELLKEKYECNLYGVFYVQGNIDKRGIYTAAYNVKPDIMIDLDTINSTDGEGVPEYLKTNELTGGPVIPFNMEESIFNRDIVKSIRNKADNMGIAYKKSISTKDTSKLKPVRLPINNCKTAAVLIPCKHMDYNISMCSLMDYESTLTLVKSYLSDL; from the coding sequence TTGCTTTTAGAAAAGCTATCTAACTGTATAGGACCTTCTGGTTACGAAGAAGAAATTAGAAATGTAATAAAAGAGGAGTTGTACACTTTTACTGATAATGTAACTGTAGACAGAATGGGAAACGTTATAGTCCATAGTGATAATAATGATAATTCTTCACCTAAAATAATGATAGCTTCTCATATGGATGAGAGAGGTCTTATAATTACAGCTTATAATGATGATGGGACTCTAAAGTTTTCAACTTTAGGTAAAATGGAAAAAGGAGCATTGCCTTGTAAAACTGTTTTAATTGGAAACAAAAAAGTACATGGTGTTATAGGCATAAAACCAATACATCTTCAGAATAAAAGTGAAAGGGATAGAAATATATCTTATGATGATATGTGTATAGATATTGGAGCCTCAAGTAAAGATGAGTGTAGGAAAACTGTTTCACTTGGAGATTTTGTAGTATTTGACAATAGTTTTTCTAATTTTGGAGACAATTTGGTAAAAGGCAAGGCTTTAGATAATAGAATAGGATGTTCTATACTTTTAGAATTATTGAAGGAAAAATATGAGTGTAATTTATATGGAGTGTTTTATGTCCAGGGAAATATAGATAAAAGAGGAATTTATACTGCAGCTTACAATGTTAAGCCTGATATAATGATAGATTTAGATACTATAAATAGTACTGATGGTGAAGGCGTACCGGAATATTTAAAAACAAATGAACTTACAGGAGGACCCGTTATACCTTTTAATATGGAAGAGTCTATATTTAATAGAGACATTGTAAAGTCTATTAGAAATAAGGCAGATAATATGGGAATTGCTTATAAAAAGAGCATAAGTACTAAGGATACAAGTAAACTTAAACCAGTCCGTTTACCTATTAATAACTGCAAGACAGCAGCGGTATTAATACCATGCAAACATATGGATTATAATATTTCAATGTGCAGCTTGATGGATTATGAAAGTACTTTAACTTTGGTAAAAAGTTATTTGTCAGATTTATAG